A single Pedobacter sp. PACM 27299 DNA region contains:
- a CDS encoding metallophosphoesterase — MRVFLQKLLTERVIKLANKYSSRPAPKRVHEALSALFKTILKDQGKQGLILDFHSDQRLIIFSDQHKGNRNPGDDFALSEKNYLAALQYYNEEQFLYCSLGDSEEFWKYPVWSVLKHNKATFEQEAQFLKRDAFFKIFGNHDLYWDNDPLAGYHLEKIYGRKVKIYEGMIIRILLDSRKLVIFLTHGHQGDLQSDGNWFSKWFVSNIWAPFQAYLRINPNTPAFDNQLKSAHNAIMYDWTAQQNNMALITGHTHQPVFNSLTHLERTYIRLDEARKNGQQDMVQKLEAELIAGKISGDTSPRQVYSKNTYFNTGCCCFNDGDITGIEIGDGKIRLIKWKFIKDVGSKRFVLEETELTHLLDTVM; from the coding sequence ATGCGCGTATTTTTACAAAAGCTACTCACAGAACGGGTCATTAAACTGGCCAATAAATACAGTTCCAGACCAGCGCCAAAACGCGTACACGAGGCCCTCAGTGCTTTATTTAAAACTATTTTGAAAGATCAGGGGAAGCAGGGTTTAATTCTTGATTTCCATTCAGACCAAAGGCTCATCATATTTTCAGATCAGCACAAGGGCAATAGAAATCCAGGTGATGATTTCGCTCTATCGGAAAAAAACTACCTTGCTGCATTACAGTACTACAATGAAGAGCAGTTTCTATACTGCAGTTTAGGAGATAGTGAAGAGTTTTGGAAATACCCGGTATGGAGTGTCCTGAAACACAACAAAGCAACTTTTGAGCAGGAAGCCCAGTTTCTAAAACGGGATGCTTTTTTTAAGATTTTTGGGAATCATGATTTATACTGGGACAATGACCCTTTGGCTGGATACCATCTGGAAAAAATATATGGCCGCAAAGTGAAAATTTATGAGGGCATGATAATCCGCATTCTGCTGGATTCCAGAAAGCTGGTTATTTTTTTAACCCATGGCCACCAGGGCGACCTGCAAAGTGACGGCAACTGGTTCAGCAAATGGTTTGTCTCCAATATATGGGCCCCTTTTCAGGCTTATCTCCGCATCAACCCGAATACACCCGCTTTCGACAACCAGTTAAAATCTGCGCACAATGCGATCATGTACGACTGGACTGCCCAGCAAAATAACATGGCTTTAATCACCGGGCATACCCATCAACCGGTATTCAACTCCCTCACCCACCTGGAAAGAACCTATATCCGATTAGATGAAGCCAGAAAAAACGGACAGCAGGACATGGTTCAAAAACTGGAAGCTGAATTGATTGCCGGTAAGATTAGCGGGGACACCAGTCCACGGCAAGTATATTCTAAGAACACCTACTTCAATACCGGATGCTGTTGTTTTAATGATGGAGACATCACCGGCATAGAGATCGGGGATGGAAAAATCCGCCTGATCAAATGGAAATTTATTAAGGATGTTGGCTCCAAACGTTTTGTGCTCGAAGAAACTGAACTAACCCATCTTTTGGATACCGTTATGTAA
- a CDS encoding substrate import-associated zinc metallohydrolase lipoprotein, with protein MKRIIPFLALYIVMLTSCAKKEVLPDQSQLDVSDPVKTAFDEWITSNYTSPYNIKIKYKWDEGDMSDFGRYNIPPEPQKVRLLLEVLQNTWIESYSEIAGPDFVKKIAPRELIFRGGDDLTTNGGNGAWGQASGGKTITLFSVNEVTAQRLKNPNIYNGYSGLIHHEYAHILNQIRNFDEAAYKQITPAGYTANWQNFEDWESNLEGFVSSYARMNVGEDFAEMVKFMLTMTRPEWDNFINSIEDFEGSTTATKAKEDLRRKEGLVVSYFTKVYGIDIYKLQEKTAQKRAAYLSKP; from the coding sequence ATGAAAAGAATAATTCCGTTTCTCGCCCTATATATAGTAATGCTGACGTCTTGCGCTAAAAAAGAAGTGCTGCCGGATCAAAGTCAGCTGGATGTTAGTGATCCCGTTAAAACTGCTTTTGACGAATGGATTACCAGCAACTATACCAGTCCTTACAATATCAAAATTAAATACAAATGGGATGAAGGCGACATGAGCGACTTCGGAAGGTACAACATCCCACCTGAACCGCAAAAAGTAAGACTTTTGCTGGAAGTACTTCAAAACACCTGGATTGAATCTTATTCAGAGATTGCAGGTCCTGATTTTGTGAAAAAGATCGCCCCAAGAGAGCTGATTTTCAGAGGTGGTGATGACTTGACCACAAATGGTGGTAATGGTGCCTGGGGACAAGCTTCCGGTGGAAAAACCATTACACTTTTTAGTGTCAATGAGGTCACTGCTCAGCGTTTGAAAAACCCAAATATCTATAACGGCTACAGTGGATTAATTCACCATGAGTACGCCCATATTTTGAATCAGATCAGAAATTTTGACGAGGCCGCCTATAAGCAGATTACCCCTGCAGGCTATACCGCCAACTGGCAGAATTTCGAAGACTGGGAGTCAAATCTGGAAGGTTTTGTATCGAGTTATGCAAGGATGAATGTGGGTGAGGATTTTGCTGAAATGGTAAAATTCATGTTAACCATGACCCGCCCGGAATGGGACAATTTCATCAATAGTATTGAGGATTTCGAAGGATCTACTACTGCTACTAAAGCAAAAGAAGACCTAAGAAGGAAAGAGGGCTTAGTAGTGAGTTATTTCACTAAAGTTTATGGCATTGACATCTATAAACTACAGGAAAAAACAGCGCAGAAAAGAGCCGCTTATTTGAGTAAACCTTAA
- a CDS encoding RNA polymerase sigma factor, with product MEKSKLIVDEEMLVRLKTGDSSAFDFFYKKYRGRIYANILKMVKSSELASDLLQETFVTIWHNRDYIDPKQPIEHYIFRIAQNKVYDFFRKASRDKKLEEQLIALTIGQEYNPIEDAFHLKENFDLLEQQIEQLPPKCRTVFKLCKIDGKSYNEVSLMLNISPATVNNHIVKATSIIKKKLSHIDFVLFIIYLTYFN from the coding sequence ATGGAGAAAAGTAAGTTGATTGTAGATGAGGAAATGCTTGTTCGATTAAAAACCGGAGATAGCAGTGCTTTTGATTTCTTTTATAAGAAATACAGAGGTCGTATTTATGCGAATATTTTAAAAATGGTGAAGTCTTCGGAATTGGCTTCCGACCTGCTTCAGGAAACGTTTGTGACCATTTGGCACAACAGGGATTACATCGATCCCAAACAACCCATTGAACATTATATTTTCCGTATAGCTCAGAATAAAGTCTATGATTTTTTCAGAAAAGCGAGTCGTGATAAAAAACTGGAAGAGCAGCTGATCGCCCTGACTATCGGACAAGAATACAATCCGATTGAAGATGCTTTTCATCTCAAAGAAAACTTTGACCTGCTGGAACAGCAAATAGAACAATTGCCTCCTAAATGCCGCACCGTTTTTAAACTTTGTAAAATTGATGGCAAAAGTTATAATGAGGTAAGTCTGATGTTAAATATCTCCCCTGCTACGGTAAATAACCACATTGTAAAGGCTACCAGCATCATTAAAAAGAAGCTTTCGCATATAGATTTTGTGTTGTTCATTATTTATTTAACCTATTTTAACTAA
- a CDS encoding RagB/SusD family nutrient uptake outer membrane protein, which translates to MKNKNLLYTLAVLAICITGSGCKKYLSEMPDNRTTINSKEKVDKLLAGAYDGPAHFAFTEPMSDNVLDGGKVTAFDQVNDFSYRWKTNDIDEDGSSPIGYWLACYKSIAVANQALASIEKLQGTADISASKGEALLIRAYYHFMLVNLWAKHYNPATAATDLGVPYVQEVEDEPFKRYKRASVQEVYDLIERDLLEGMALIQTNTTAPKFKFSPEAAKAFASRFYLYKGDWDKVIQYSSDILKNPATLLRDWAVKYRALGSDNVLPLYSSTEEPANVMVASGNCSQYWYFCIFNRFSLSLRLGQTVILPATTNPLGLSWAYGYVQYEVGGNIVIRKFRNNFVYTNAEAGVGNDYMAYVALTYDEVLMNRAEAYAMKGDNANAIADLTLLYTKKLVNYNPATRPLTEARILTTYPNAKTLLTPSYPFASDIQASLVQAVSELKRREFTFEGMRWFDNRRFNMEVTHTLTGLQNIVLTKNDPRKQLQIPQVALEFGLEPNNR; encoded by the coding sequence ATGAAAAATAAGAACTTACTATATACACTAGCTGTCTTAGCGATTTGCATCACCGGATCCGGCTGCAAAAAGTATTTGTCAGAAATGCCAGATAACAGAACAACCATCAATTCTAAAGAAAAGGTGGATAAATTATTGGCAGGTGCCTATGATGGCCCTGCACATTTCGCCTTCACTGAACCGATGTCAGACAACGTGTTAGATGGCGGAAAAGTGACCGCATTCGACCAGGTGAACGATTTCTCTTACCGTTGGAAAACTAATGATATTGATGAAGATGGATCCAGCCCAATCGGTTACTGGCTCGCTTGCTATAAATCCATTGCAGTAGCTAATCAGGCCTTAGCCAGCATCGAGAAATTGCAAGGCACAGCTGATATTTCAGCCTCAAAAGGAGAAGCTTTACTCATCAGAGCTTATTACCATTTCATGCTGGTAAACCTTTGGGCTAAACACTATAATCCTGCTACTGCGGCAACAGATCTTGGCGTTCCTTATGTTCAGGAAGTAGAAGACGAGCCTTTTAAACGTTACAAACGTGCTTCGGTACAAGAAGTGTACGACCTGATAGAGAGAGATCTACTGGAAGGAATGGCACTTATTCAAACGAATACAACGGCTCCTAAATTCAAGTTCTCTCCAGAAGCAGCCAAAGCTTTTGCTTCCAGATTTTACCTGTATAAAGGAGATTGGGACAAAGTAATTCAGTACTCTTCTGATATTCTGAAAAATCCTGCTACCCTGCTGAGAGACTGGGCTGTAAAATACAGAGCCCTTGGATCTGACAATGTATTGCCACTTTATTCTTCTACTGAAGAACCTGCCAATGTGATGGTAGCCAGTGGTAACTGCAGTCAGTACTGGTACTTCTGCATTTTCAACCGTTTCTCCTTGAGCCTTAGACTTGGACAAACTGTGATTCTTCCTGCAACAACCAATCCATTAGGACTTTCATGGGCTTATGGTTATGTGCAGTACGAAGTGGGTGGAAATATTGTGATCAGAAAATTCAGAAACAATTTCGTGTATACCAATGCCGAAGCTGGAGTTGGAAATGACTATATGGCTTATGTGGCCCTGACTTATGATGAGGTGTTGATGAACCGTGCAGAAGCTTATGCCATGAAAGGCGACAATGCCAATGCTATCGCAGATTTGACCCTGCTTTACACTAAAAAACTGGTGAATTACAACCCTGCTACAAGACCATTGACAGAAGCCAGAATATTGACGACTTATCCAAATGCAAAAACCTTGCTAACGCCATCTTACCCATTTGCTTCAGATATCCAGGCGAGTTTGGTACAGGCAGTATCGGAGTTAAAAAGAAGAGAATTCACATTTGAAGGCATGAGGTGGTTCGACAATAGAAGGTTCAATATGGAAGTAACCCATACTTTAACAGGATTACAAAACATTGTATTGACCAAAAATGACCCAAGAAAACAACTTCAGATCCCACAAGTGGCTTTAGAGTTTGGTTTAGAACCTAATAACAGATAA
- a CDS encoding SusC/RagA family TonB-linked outer membrane protein yields the protein MKLTAFLMVIASLQISAKTFSQKITLSVKNTPLREVLQEIRKQSGYKLVYNTDLLQKSRPVSISVQDATINETLYQAMSNQPFQFEIEGNIILINPLSPKAEQAFLIRSQQQVITGKVSDATGPLVGASVSEKDTKNVVRTNAKGEYSIKLENQGSTLIFSYIGYMTQAKAVGSQTVLNVTLKEDENLLSGVVVTGMETIKRKLFTGATQTLKMDQIKLDGATDITGMLQGRAAGVNVQNISGTFGAAPKISIRGGSSIKGQTAPLWVIDGVVREDIVEQTTNDLTSGNAETLIGSTVAGINTNDIESIDILRDASATSLYGARAMNGVIVITTKKGRRDTPTAVTYTGEFSVRQTPSYNQFDILNSYENMGILTELKSKGFLNQSNLAGVSNSGVYGMAYDKMNTYDPITKTFQLGNTDQDLNRFLQKYEMANTDWFSTLFRPSLMNNHTLTFSGGGAKNGYYASVGYLNDPGWTKADKVDQLAINFKNTFYFSDKVNLTLSTLSSIRKQKAPGTLNSSPDSYFGTVTRDFDINPFSYALSTSRVLRPYDENGNLEYYRKNFAPFNILNEIENNYMDINVKDFQFQADFKYKITDKIDFSSIGSARFVNSEREVFALEKSNRVGAYRSASTALIRENNRFLYRDPDVVGYIPTVAIPNGGIYSKYDNSLTNYYLRNTLHYYDKFNGKHDLDILAAQEMRYIDRGGSSFTGFGMQFDDGYVPYTDISILKKAFNEGINYFEVPAFRERSVAFLGKATYGFLDKYVISASGRYDGSNRQGEASSARWLPTWTVSGKWDLYMEKFMQDFNKSIDLSALQFRASYGLTANTGPATNAYTIYKNNVSINRVNGADRESVINISELANRYLTWEKQYSANLGLDLGFLNNRITVSTDVYQKKSFDLIDDLQASGIGGELLKTANNADMTTRGIEVAIQTTNITNGDFSWQTTLNFDHFKQKITQLEVRSSVFDLVQQNGGNSIGYPRGSLFSLNFVGLNDKGLPQFKVKDSQGDLITVSDVNMQDRNNVLSYLINEGSVDPNMTMGLSNNFKYKNWGFSFFLYGSTGNKIRKTPIFSSSYTEGFVPTKDFANRWLLAGDELRTNVPVIADQRLLAEDGNLARAYNSYNFSTAQVADGTFLRLRNVALSYKLNENLVKRIGLNNVSVRLAATNPWLIYSDKKLNGADPEFYNVGGVAQPVSKQYILSLNIGI from the coding sequence ATGAAATTGACAGCATTTTTAATGGTCATTGCCAGTCTGCAGATTTCAGCTAAAACTTTCTCTCAAAAGATAACCTTATCCGTAAAAAATACACCACTGAGAGAGGTCTTGCAGGAAATCAGAAAACAAAGCGGCTATAAACTGGTATACAACACAGACCTCTTGCAAAAATCAAGGCCCGTAAGTATTTCGGTACAAGACGCTACCATCAATGAAACACTTTATCAGGCGATGAGCAATCAGCCTTTTCAATTTGAGATTGAAGGGAATATCATTCTGATCAATCCTTTGTCGCCAAAAGCGGAACAGGCTTTCCTGATTCGTTCTCAGCAGCAGGTGATTACAGGTAAAGTATCCGACGCAACCGGCCCATTAGTAGGTGCCAGCGTCTCTGAAAAAGACACTAAAAATGTAGTCCGTACCAACGCCAAAGGAGAATATTCGATTAAACTGGAAAACCAGGGTTCCACCTTGATATTCAGCTATATCGGCTACATGACCCAGGCTAAAGCAGTAGGCAGTCAAACCGTACTCAATGTAACCCTGAAAGAAGATGAAAATCTTTTATCAGGCGTAGTCGTTACCGGTATGGAGACCATCAAGCGTAAGCTATTTACCGGTGCTACTCAGACCCTGAAAATGGACCAGATCAAACTGGATGGAGCTACAGACATTACAGGTATGCTGCAAGGTCGTGCTGCTGGGGTAAACGTTCAAAATATCTCCGGTACTTTTGGTGCTGCACCAAAGATCAGCATCAGGGGTGGTTCCTCGATCAAAGGTCAGACTGCACCATTATGGGTAATTGACGGTGTAGTAAGGGAAGATATTGTAGAACAAACTACAAATGACCTGACTTCAGGAAATGCGGAAACCCTAATTGGTTCTACCGTAGCCGGTATCAACACCAACGACATTGAGAGTATTGACATCCTTAGAGATGCTTCTGCAACCTCATTGTATGGGGCTAGAGCTATGAATGGTGTGATTGTAATCACCACAAAAAAAGGAAGAAGAGATACCCCGACTGCTGTTACTTATACTGGAGAATTCTCGGTACGTCAAACCCCAAGTTACAACCAGTTTGACATCCTGAATTCTTATGAGAACATGGGCATTTTAACAGAATTAAAATCTAAAGGATTCCTGAACCAGAGCAATTTAGCTGGGGTAAGTAATTCTGGTGTTTATGGAATGGCTTATGACAAAATGAATACTTATGACCCAATTACGAAAACCTTCCAATTGGGCAATACAGACCAGGACCTGAACCGTTTCCTTCAGAAATATGAAATGGCCAATACCGACTGGTTCAGTACTTTATTCAGACCATCACTGATGAATAACCACACCCTTACCTTTTCTGGTGGTGGTGCTAAAAATGGTTACTATGCTTCAGTAGGTTACCTGAATGATCCAGGATGGACAAAAGCAGATAAAGTAGATCAGCTGGCGATCAATTTCAAAAACACATTCTATTTTTCAGATAAAGTGAACCTGACCTTATCGACTTTAAGCTCGATCAGGAAGCAAAAAGCACCAGGAACATTAAACTCCTCTCCTGACTCGTATTTCGGTACAGTAACCAGAGATTTCGACATCAATCCATTTAGCTATGCCTTATCTACCAGTCGTGTGTTAAGACCTTATGATGAAAATGGAAACCTGGAATATTACCGTAAAAATTTCGCTCCTTTTAACATCCTGAATGAGATTGAAAACAATTACATGGACATCAATGTAAAAGATTTTCAATTCCAGGCAGACTTCAAATACAAAATCACTGATAAAATTGATTTCTCTTCTATCGGTTCTGCACGTTTCGTGAATTCAGAAAGAGAAGTTTTTGCTTTGGAAAAATCGAACAGAGTTGGCGCCTACCGATCAGCTTCTACTGCTTTAATCAGAGAAAATAACAGGTTCTTATATAGAGATCCGGATGTAGTAGGTTATATTCCAACTGTAGCTATTCCAAACGGAGGTATTTATTCTAAATACGACAACTCTCTGACCAATTATTACCTGAGAAACACCCTACACTACTATGATAAATTTAATGGAAAACATGATTTAGACATCCTTGCTGCTCAGGAAATGCGTTACATTGACCGTGGTGGAAGTTCATTCACTGGTTTCGGGATGCAATTTGATGATGGTTATGTACCATACACGGACATTTCGATCTTGAAAAAAGCATTCAATGAAGGGATTAATTACTTCGAGGTACCAGCGTTCAGAGAGCGCTCTGTTGCCTTCCTTGGTAAAGCAACTTACGGATTCCTGGACAAGTATGTGATTTCTGCCTCAGGAAGATATGATGGTTCCAACAGACAAGGAGAAGCTTCTTCTGCAAGATGGTTACCTACCTGGACGGTGAGTGGTAAATGGGATCTATATATGGAGAAATTCATGCAGGATTTCAATAAAAGCATTGACCTGAGTGCTTTACAATTCCGTGCTTCTTATGGTCTGACTGCAAATACCGGCCCGGCAACCAATGCCTATACGATTTATAAAAACAACGTCAGCATTAACCGTGTGAATGGTGCAGACAGAGAATCAGTAATCAATATCAGTGAACTGGCTAACAGATACCTAACCTGGGAGAAACAATATTCTGCCAACCTTGGTTTAGACCTTGGTTTCCTAAACAATAGAATTACAGTATCAACTGATGTTTATCAGAAAAAATCTTTTGATTTGATTGATGATCTTCAAGCTAGTGGTATCGGCGGTGAGCTGTTAAAAACAGCAAACAATGCAGATATGACCACAAGAGGTATAGAGGTTGCTATCCAAACGACCAATATTACCAATGGTGATTTCAGCTGGCAGACCACCCTTAACTTTGACCATTTCAAACAAAAAATCACGCAGCTAGAGGTAAGATCTTCTGTATTTGACCTGGTTCAGCAGAATGGCGGCAATAGCATTGGCTACCCTAGAGGCTCCTTATTCTCCCTGAATTTTGTAGGGTTAAATGATAAAGGATTACCTCAATTCAAAGTTAAAGATTCACAGGGCGACCTGATCACGGTAAGTGATGTGAACATGCAAGACCGAAATAACGTGTTGAGCTACCTGATCAATGAAGGTTCGGTAGATCCAAACATGACTATGGGTCTATCCAATAATTTTAAATACAAAAACTGGGGATTCAGCTTCTTCCTATATGGTTCTACAGGAAATAAAATCCGTAAAACTCCAATCTTCTCTTCTAGCTATACAGAAGGCTTTGTCCCTACAAAAGACTTTGCCAATAGATGGCTGTTAGCTGGTGATGAGCTACGCACTAATGTGCCTGTGATTGCAGATCAGCGTTTATTAGCAGAAGATGGAAACCTGGCAAGAGCCTATAATTCTTACAATTTCTCTACTGCACAAGTAGCTGATGGTACTTTCCTTCGCTTGAGAAATGTGGCATTATCTTACAAATTAAATGAAAACTTAGTGAAAAGAATTGGCTTGAACAATGTTTCTGTACGTCTTGCAGCAACCAACCCATGGTTAATCTATTCGGATAAAAAACTTAACGGTGCAGATCCTGAATTTTATAACGTAGGTGGGGTAGCTCAACCCGTTTCTAAACAATACATCCTATCCTTGAACATTGGTATTTAA
- a CDS encoding DUF4302 domain-containing protein, with protein MKLTKMKTTSKIKFTTAAMALVILMASCSKKDDKIFEESSTIRLETAKQELRADLKSSPEGWKLVYFPMSTEALTVVPGANKSYSFLFKFTDDTHVQMKSTLDLTRLETSEYALKLGSTLKLEFSTYSILHDLADASFAEPGMGGRARGGEFEFLSYGRADRDLIFQTNRKHVELRFERATKEDWVDMNATISNILATDFVAPGYVFSASREGTKLKDSILTLTKTGTKTVTLYTKTTNPTTGVVTKTLTRRAGLGYGTKGIYIMPGIEFEGKTFYFFQWDATNKKFVSKIGDITAEIAGTSDPKFL; from the coding sequence ATGAAACTTACAAAGATGAAGACCACTTCTAAAATAAAATTTACTACCGCGGCTATGGCACTAGTCATCCTCATGGCCTCCTGCAGTAAAAAAGACGATAAAATATTCGAGGAAAGCTCGACGATCAGACTGGAAACAGCCAAGCAGGAACTGCGTGCAGATTTAAAATCATCACCTGAAGGCTGGAAACTTGTTTATTTCCCGATGTCTACTGAAGCACTAACAGTGGTACCTGGGGCAAACAAAAGTTACTCCTTCCTGTTCAAATTCACAGACGACACGCATGTACAGATGAAGTCTACCTTAGACTTAACCAGACTGGAAACCAGCGAGTATGCGCTTAAACTAGGATCTACACTGAAATTAGAATTCAGCACTTACAGCATCCTTCATGACCTCGCAGATGCTTCTTTTGCAGAGCCAGGGATGGGTGGTAGAGCCAGAGGCGGAGAGTTTGAGTTTTTAAGCTATGGCAGAGCCGATAGAGACCTTATTTTTCAAACCAACAGAAAACATGTGGAGCTGAGGTTTGAAAGAGCAACAAAAGAAGATTGGGTAGATATGAATGCTACGATTAGCAATATTCTGGCAACTGATTTTGTAGCACCGGGTTATGTATTCAGCGCTTCACGTGAAGGTACGAAACTAAAGGATTCTATCCTTACCTTGACGAAAACCGGCACTAAAACTGTGACCTTATATACCAAAACAACCAATCCAACTACTGGGGTGGTAACCAAAACATTGACCAGAAGAGCAGGTTTAGGTTATGGTACCAAAGGTATTTATATCATGCCAGGTATTGAGTTTGAAGGCAAGACCTTTTATTTCTTCCAATGGGATGCGACCAATAAAAAGTTCGTCTCTAAAATTGGGGACATCACTGCCGAAATCGCCGGAACCTCTGATCCAAAATTCCTCTAA
- a CDS encoding FecR family protein — protein sequence MKPVSQLFNLYLSNQCSPEEVKALLNYFGKIHEDAELKSLILEELGKAAPENFESQPEVIAVFEQTDHYLKNTLFPEKETNKFFLYRYKKYLVAAAMTGLMLGTAYLFFQEYQKGVINDTPALVHDVQPGSSKATLVLEDGSTIALSADDSDTVLNQKGITISKTKDGMLVYEVDSKNVTSEVPAYNELRTPKGAQYEVLLPDGTRVWLNTSSSLRYPLKFAKNERRVSLSGEGYFEVEKVTVDGKRLPFFVETSRQVVQVLGTEFNISAYEDDQLVKTTLMSGIVNVSGKTGNNSKTLSPGEQSILNSDHELSVLKVNAESARAWKNGNFLFEDVHLKEILKQFARWYNVEVDYNDIPNTRYNILVSRNETLLKVLQMLEKTGNLKFQIVNNTIKLNH from the coding sequence ATGAAACCAGTCTCTCAGCTATTTAATCTTTACCTAAGTAATCAATGCAGTCCTGAAGAAGTGAAAGCATTGCTGAACTATTTTGGCAAAATCCACGAGGATGCGGAATTAAAATCGTTGATTCTGGAAGAACTGGGTAAAGCAGCACCAGAAAATTTCGAATCTCAGCCAGAGGTGATTGCCGTATTTGAGCAAACAGACCATTACCTGAAAAACACGCTCTTTCCTGAAAAAGAAACCAATAAATTCTTCTTATACCGTTATAAAAAATATCTGGTTGCAGCAGCGATGACCGGTTTAATGCTCGGTACAGCCTACCTATTTTTTCAGGAGTATCAAAAGGGGGTTATTAATGATACTCCAGCCCTCGTTCATGATGTACAGCCGGGCAGCAGTAAAGCAACACTTGTACTGGAAGATGGTTCTACGATTGCCTTGAGTGCTGACGATAGCGATACCGTGCTGAATCAAAAAGGCATCACCATCAGTAAAACTAAAGACGGCATGCTTGTTTATGAAGTAGACAGCAAAAACGTGACTTCTGAGGTTCCTGCCTATAATGAATTGAGGACGCCTAAAGGTGCGCAATATGAAGTCTTACTTCCAGACGGCACCCGGGTATGGCTAAATACCTCTTCTTCCTTAAGGTATCCTTTAAAATTCGCAAAAAATGAGCGACGTGTCTCTTTAAGTGGAGAAGGATATTTTGAAGTAGAAAAAGTAACAGTTGATGGAAAACGTCTGCCATTTTTTGTAGAGACTTCTAGACAGGTAGTTCAGGTATTGGGCACTGAATTCAATATTAGCGCTTACGAAGATGACCAATTGGTAAAAACTACTTTAATGTCGGGCATCGTAAATGTGAGCGGAAAAACGGGCAATAACAGCAAAACATTGAGCCCTGGGGAGCAATCTATCCTCAATTCTGATCATGAACTTTCCGTCCTGAAAGTAAATGCAGAGAGTGCCCGCGCCTGGAAGAATGGCAATTTCCTGTTTGAGGATGTGCATTTAAAAGAAATTCTAAAGCAATTCGCCAGATGGTACAATGTAGAAGTCGATTACAATGACATTCCAAACACCCGATATAACATCCTGGTATCCCGTAATGAAACGCTCTTAAAAGTGCTTCAAATGCTGGAAAAAACAGGGAACCTAAAATTTCAAATTGTAAATAACACCATCAAACTAAACCACTAA